Part of the Primulina huaijiensis isolate GDHJ02 chromosome 15, ASM1229523v2, whole genome shotgun sequence genome is shown below.
TCCAAATAGTgagaattaaatttatttttttgaaataagaGAATTAAATTTCTGAGATAATTGTTTAAGTAAATTTCTTTCATATCCTTAGTTTATTTTTATCCTTAAATGTTACTGGTCTCCTGGCAAATTAGTTTATGATTTTCTCCCCGTTGCTTCTTGTGTTTGTCAGAGGCTTGAAAGTGGACTATGACATTTCCATGTTCTCCTGGTACCAAAGACATGACTAGATGTACTGGCTGTTGTTTATTTTCCTTAATGTAATTTCTTAGAAATCATTGTGGATCATATACtattaaatatcttattttataATGACAATCAAGTAATCCCACTCTCATAAAACAAGGGCAGCAATTTTTTCTGTTGCAAGGAAGTTGCTGCAGTTGGGTGATCTAAACCATGATGCTCAGGAACTCTAATAGAAAACCCAGAAAcggttttaagttttttttttgtcgtTGTTGATGCTGATAGTTGAGCGAGATACTAATGATGATGACAGTTTGCTGAAGTTATATATCGTTGTATTTTGTCTTCTCTTTTCACGTAAGAGAATTGGTATGTGCGAGAAAGGCAGCCACCCTTCATGTTTCTGCATCTTCTTGCTAGGGATACATTTTGTAAAAGTAGACAAATAATTCCTTttctataaattttaaaacatgggGTCTATTTATTTTGCAGGTTTGACTGGATTGACTCATCTGGATCTCTTTGGAGCACGGATTACAGATTCTGGAACTAGTTATTTACTATGTATGCTACTCTGTTTGAAGTCATTTGAGTTGTATTAACTCTCTTCTTCCACTCCTCCAACCCTAACCCCGGCTCGTTAGACAAACAATATGCAGTTGGGGATTTGAAGTCAATTCTCCAAATTAGGCAAATTGACTATTCTTAAAAATtggctaattttttttaataatgtatAAATTGTTCTTCGTTTTCTTCATGTCTCCTTTTGTGGACGTGTGTTTTGGGGGGTGAACCAAACTTGAGGTAGATGAGGGTTACTGGGTTAGATCTTTTTGAAGCATGAGTCTGTAATATTTGTCTTTTTGTCGTGTAATATACTCCTGGTCGCTTGTGCTGTTTTGTCCTTTGTCCTCCAGATTTCAAGAACCTGCGATCTCTTGAAATTTGCGGTGGTGGATTAACTGATATGGGTGTGAAGAATATCAAACATCTTACATCCCTCGTGCTTTTGAATCTATCCCAAAACCACCATTTGACGGATAAAAGCTTGGAATCAATATCCGGTACTTAAACCTGCATAAATATTCATGTTGTTTATGTTCCCCTGTAAATTGCACTTATACTGTAAATTGCACTTGTAAACGCAGGACTCACAGAACTAGTTTCTTTGAACGTCTCGAATTCCCGTGTAACAGCAGCTGGTCTGAAGCATCTGATGTCACTTAACAATTTGAAATCATTGACGTTGGAGTCTTGCAAAGTGACTGCCAATGATATACAAAAGCTTAAGTCTGTAGATCTCCCGAATCTGGTGAGCTTTAGGCCCGAATAGCACTCGAACAAGCGCCCGCTATCACTGTATCTACGTGATGGCTGGAATAAAGCAATCCATCTTAAGGTGTACGTGTAAAATCAAGAATCATGTATCGGAAAACGCTGTAGATAATGATCACCCCTCCGTGCCACATGTGAAGTGTTCATATCGCTCCTTCGTGATTATGAAATAAATGTATATAAGAACTTCCTTTGGCATGGATTTCAACACATTTTCCTTGTGGAGCTGTGGAAAAAATGCTTGTCATCTCCGCAAATTCTGTAAATAAATGTTGGTTGCGTACCTGTGGATTATATAATGATTTGTTATggaattattttttctttgttaTGGAATTATTTGTTCTTGGGGGCGTGGCAAAGATACTGATTCTTGATACAACACAAAGCATATTAGAATCAACATCATAGTCAGAAAATCAGCCTCAACATCCTCTTTCATTCGGGTTTGATATCGGATTCTTTTTCGAATTCGGATGAAATTGTCGTCCCTACCACACGCATACCAGAAAACAAAAGGTGAAGGATGACCCATTATATTTCGAAGCGTGATTCAAGGCAATTCTCACATCCAAGATTTCTTAATCCCTACTCATATATAAAGTTTTGATTCACGTTATATGTGATTGTTGTATGGAACCATAACTATTAACTTTGTCCCCACATCCccaattttctttttccttttagTCACATTCAAGTTTCAACTACCAtaagtttcaaaaacaaaagagaatTTCAACTACCATCCccattaaattaaacaaaagaaaaaagtcaaattaCTGCAAAAATCCCTTTACacttactatatatatatgccCACAAAACATTTGGGCATCATATTTTGGAACACACTCAATCACCTTTCACACACATATCAGGCCATGGATTGGTTTTCTTGGCTCTCGAAAACAAGCCTAGATCCGTCCTTGGTCTACGAGTATGGCCTAGCGTTTGCGCAAAATGAGCTAGAACAAGAAGATATACCTTACTTCAATCACGAATTCCTCCAAAGTATGGGAATTTCCATAGCGAAACACAGGCTTGAAATTCTCAAGATTGCTAGCAAAGAAAATAGGAACGTCCCACATCCCATGTCAAGGATTTTGATCGCGATCAAGCGGACGAAGACCTCGTTTTCCAAGTACTTGCGCACCTGGATGCATCACAAGGAACCGGCACTCGCCCTCGTGCCTTGTCGAGCTCATAGTGCTAGATGGAAGGATTGCAAGCTCAAGAGGAACAGAAGGCTGGTGGCGACGACGGGTCGGGCTCCACTTTTGCTCACGAATGGGAGCCCCCTATTGTTGGCTACTCCAAGAATCAACAGCTTCTCGAGCCCTACGGTGTATCATGACTTTCAAAAGGATGATGAGAAAGTGGATGAAGATTATGACGAATATTGGTCTCCTGCAGTGGAAGAGATCAAGCGGAAAACAATGTTTCACAATTTGAAACCAACTTGAAGCCGGCCGGGGACGACCTACGGATCCTGTCGAGTGAGCATTTTTAAAGAAACCTTTGGAGAAACCTCATTCAAAATTTCATTTCTTTCATTCAAGAAGATCATCCGCCCCTAACTTTTAGATCATTACTAGTTCTTGTGTCGGTTTTCGATGGcgagagatttttttttttttggccctCCCATCCTATACTTTCGAGTGTTTTTAGGTTTGCTTAGCATCTTGAAGTTGCAAGATTTTTTTCATTCTCAGACAATTTAATGgtgatgaatttgatttacATTATAATCTTGTCGAAAGTAGCATGGCATGCAGCTTCTTGTCTCACCCATTGCAGCCATATGAGTTTCTAATTTCAGGCACATTCAGGAggtgaaattataaattttttttggtatatttatataaaaaaaaaaaaaaaaaaaagatttaaaagagtGGGGGTAATGGAGAAATTCCACTTTAGAAAATAAGGGTGGACTTTATCGGGGAAGGGTAATGAATATGTCTGGCCTTGCTTTTGAATTGGTCGCCACTTCTTTTGTACTGTAAAATTGTCGTAGGGGTATTACAGTCATTTCCACTTTTGTATGCTTTTTTAAAACcccttttttttagaaaaatgggTTATAAcaaatacattttaaaatttaaatttcgtaTGGGGGTATGTTTAAAAGAGAGAAGATTAAAAGTGCAGGGGTCTGCTTTTGCAAATACGTAAAACATATGGGGGTATCTGTAAATTTCCAAAAGTTAAAATGAACACAATTTGTCTTCAAGGAACCTCACTCCCATTTGGTTTGGTGAACATAAAACACAATTCAATCCAAAATCAGCCTCTAACTAGATTAGGCCAACAATCCTGAAAGTCAGTACTCCGTGCTTAACCAAAATTTATCCAATATCTAATTACTGAATGTGTGACAGGGACGAAGTCAGGATTTATAAGTATTTAGGGCTGGCTTCATCCTTTATTAGATAGTAATAAGTTTAGttaaaatcgaaccgaattttttaaaaccgaattaaccgaacttTTTTTCGACCAACCGAATCGACCGAACTTTATTACGACAACATAACAAAccaaatcgaaaaaatcgatTATTTTGGTTAGTAACAcaattaaccaaaattttagaatttcttttttaaaataatcatgttttaaattaaaaaaaaagtacgatataaaaattggattaaataaatttaaattttatttgttaaaaaaataattttaagtatCGTACTATTgtctaataaattttattagaaattgtaatatttatatctttttaaactttattagaaaatttaataatattaattttatttataaaagtttaGTTTGTTAGGCTAACCGATTAAAAACTGAAATCGAAACGAActaacctatattttaaaaattttaaaccgaACTTCCGAATAAACCGAATTTAGGACCTAACGTttgccgttttaccaaaagctatagctggtggtaattgtgcaactcaaatattttaaatcacataGCAGCTCAAACGtcatggttcgatcgctctacctagtagagacaattattgcaccttaACACCGAatcgaattttcaaattaatgcaTTTTGGTATGTTATTTTGGTTGAAACCGATATTTTGTTCACTCATAAACTTTAATTGATGTTTGACTGTTATTTGTTGATATATGCTCTTTAGGTTTAAAATAACTTgacagtttttattttcttcatttcctGTGTTACTTAaatagaaaaattcaatattctcaaaattttaaaacaaataattatttttcaaaattcatacttattcaatttttggttattataaatagaaaaatctcaaaacaaacccaataataATTGCACATCAATCATCATCAAACATTTCAACCAATTGATTATTATTCCAAAAATTTGCAACAATAGATTTTTaggataaaaattcaaattccaaaattcatatacATCATAGGACAATATTATTGCAATTCGAATAATCACGACTAAATATTCAACATAATTTTAGAGTCGTCgaatttttatctcaaatttgCATAATTTCAGAACATACGACAATAAACCAACCAATATACAGTAATGAATTATGATTTGTAggagttgttttatttttaatttttaaacattagactaaaaaaaataaaacttataaaaaatttgttttatttttaatatgggctgaaaaaaatttaaaaatactaactttaaaaaaaaataaaataagtggGATTGAAAGCTCACCCTAGCCCAAGGGTGGCTCAAATCTGAGATAAATCGCCATGTGAAATGTTTTTTTAGTACAATTTGGAAAACAACTTTTTAACGTGGATCCGAACACATCTCTCTCGATATCGAACCATCTTTACTATTTATGTCACTACTCAAACATGAGAGATTTTATAATGCTACTTCTTTTCAAGCCAACGGTGAGACTTTGCCCTCCTGTGCTATAATAGGCATGAAAATTGTTCTACAATTAAATTCGTTATTTTAGATAAATCGATTGTTGTAAAAACATCAGTTAATTAGGTTAAGTGGGTTCttgttttgattatttctttttttccaaAATCAAGCAGAGGGTGAAACGAAGCGAACTAAGATTCGGTCAGAGAGGTGACATCTCTTGCTAAGCATACATATTCTTGTAAAGTTGGTCATGAAAATTAATTACTCCAATCTGAAGAGGTAGCTATGTGCAGAGAAGAATGATTCTTGGGAGAGGTGAGACAGACTGGAGAATACGAATGATGGCTACTTCAGGAGAGGAGTTTGGTCATAAGTTATTGATGCCTACTAATGGTGGTCCAAGGGTGACACGACCCTCAAAGTTTTGGCTAGACTGAGTGCTCGAGATTAGTGGAATCAAAGGCCAGTGTTAAGCTGGCTAGACCCCGGAATAGAAGTTATTCTAGCACTAACTTCATTCACAAGACATATCGGTCAAGACAGTAATACTGAAGATATCAAGTTGAATTCAATGATTCAGAACTTGAAGCCTAAATGATTGAAAACTCAATCCAGCATTACAATAAAATCTAGAAAGTTAAGCAATATTTGCCAAATCAGCCTGTGTTGTGCTACTGATTTGTGTTCCTCGAAAAGTATCAAGAACACAGCAAAATAGCAACACACCAGGTGCCATCTTTTTCAGGCGCATGCACAAAAGAAGGTGCAACATAAACAAAACAGAACAAGATTCTTGCCActaaatttttttggtaaaatgaACAAAAGTAACACGAGGTGTGATACTTGTGGTGATTGATAATCAAAACTCAAAGCAATCTTCAAGTAAAATATGACGTAGCATCCAAACATTCGGACACCTAAATTACAGAAATTTATTCTATTAGATTAGATACACAGGGTATAGATGTTCAAGTCGATTGCTCGCAACATAAAAACCACATGAACCCCTCCATTTTCCAAACTTACGCATGATTTCAGATGGGGTTAAACACAGAATCTGAGAGTGAGATTCTCTGGTGTGCCAAAAAGGATTTCTTTAATCAGTGACCAGAACTTTGTGGCAGACGAAAGGAACCTCCAGCATAAAGCATTTGGTAAACTGGTCTTATTCTTAAGGTAAGTATTATGCTCAATATTGTTCCCAACCCACAAAGCCCGGCTAAAACTAGAAACGTGATCCTAAAGCAATGTGGGCCTATGCAAGAAGAACTTTGCTGCTTTGCAGCTTCGGCATCATATATATGGCCAGCAAGAAAACCTGAGAATAGAAATGCACCAGCAGGATTTCCCAGCTGCATGAAGTTGAAAATGATGCCGAAATGTCTCAAGCCAAAGAGTTCGGACGCAGTTGGAATCATTACGCCGAACTGGACGCCATAGCAAATTCCAAGCAATGCTGTTCCAGAATACAGGGTGCCGTTCAGAGCTGAGGCGTATAGGAGAAATGTTAAGATCATGATAAACTGCGTTATTGTCATCCAAAATGTCCGAGGAATTGTCTTTGACCTGCAATTGTTGTAAAAACGAAAAAGCCTTAGAAAGATTGATACAAAGAGTAAAGAATGCCACGAAAATACAACGCTGTATATTACAAAAATTAAGTGGAAAATGTTGTCAAGTACACGTCTAGACTAGAATTGCAtgcatttaaattaaaataaattaggaTGGTGCTGGCTCTCATACCACTATATAGAAAATTAGAAATTTGACACAACTTTGATTTGCATCATAATCTTTGAAAAGGTGCACTTGTTCGACAAAGAGAAGATCACAGCACAAACTTTCTTCACCATTTAACTTATTTTCTTGAAAAGATAACGCAGGAGTATGAAAGGAAGAGACAACACAAAGCAGCTACTTGGTTTGCCCATAAGGCCTACATGTATGGCAAAGTGTTCAAAGGGCTAACaatcttatttttgttttttatcatCATTTGTTTTATCTCAGTTACAACCCCTTCCATATTTATGtcgaatttttatttatcttccAGATCACATATTATAATCCTGACAATAGGaaatgtgatttattttaaaatatataaaccaAACAATATGAACACTGGGAAAAGCAATATTCAAGAATCAATAACCATAATGGGAGGGGGATTTTCTACATGTCTTCTCCACATTTTCAGAAACCAAGATGATTATTTACCTAACAAGTTCAAAGCTCTCAATATATGCACTTGTGGGAAGAAAATCAAAAGATGGATCAATAAGATACATTTTACGAGATTTCTAGCAATTTCACAgattaaaaaaacaacaaacaaaagacaGCAATTCTATTACCTCACAAAGTGTTCAGAAACAGCTCCAGCCCCTAGGCGGCCCAAAAAATTACAAAAGCTGAACAAACTTAACAACATAGTTGCATCACTGACACCAAGCGAAACCCCAATTTGTGCCAAATTATTAAGGACCGTTACTCCAGAACCAACTCCAACAAAGTAAACAAACCATAGAAGCCAGAAGTCTGCCTTTACCACAGCTTCACGAAATTTGAAGTCTTCTCCTCTTCTCGgccttcttttcttcttcactGCTCCCTCACCCACAGCAAGAAGTAAATCTATTTCTGAAACATCTTCAGACTCGTAAAAACTTCCAAGATACGTTGCCGATGATGATGGGATCAACAAAGGGTCGGCCGGATTTAAATCAGTATCTCCAGAGACTATATCAGCTGGCTGGGGAGGTTTCTTATGATTTGCAGGAAACAGGGTCATTTTTAGAGGAATTGCCAAAGGAGCCATCAAAAGTATAATCATTATAGCAAGAATTATATAGGAGATGATGTTTCCAAGGAACAAGAGGTTTTTTAAAATTGTCGTCGTGAGAAGATAAATGGCAAGTGAGATACTAGCTCCTTGGGCGAAAAGAAAATGGGCATGCTCATACGAGTCTTCTCCAGAAGCTGGAGTACAAGGGCGAATAAAGTACATCATTGCCAAACCTGTAGCGGGGATGCCTAATGTTAAGAGTAGCAGCAAACTTGAATCTGACCCATTAAGGACCATAGTGTACACCTCTGTGAAAACTGCAGCACTTAAACCACCATAGCCTTTGAGCACACCCGCAACGGTACCCCTACTGAGAGGAAAGTTCCTCATGTTGGTAACAAGAACAGCTGTGGCCAGCCATGCGCTACTGTTGGCTCCAATGCATAGCGCCAACCACAACTATTATGGTTATCAAATGGTCAGGATCCATGAAATGAATGAAATGAGCGATTGAAGAACGAagtatcaaaatttttgaacATATTTTGGAGAAAAAATAACTTATAATAGGTAACCAAGTTGATCAACCCAGGACAACTATTGATTTATGGATGACGTGTTTGTTTTCACCTTTATTCAGCCAGCGGGGTTGTCTTAATCTAGGGATACAGAGATCTTCAGTTCAAGTGCTACATATCATTTACTAGTCTTGCTTCCAAGAATTTCTCCAACTACTACTATGGTTGGATTTAGCAAGCCTTTTTCCGATAAGTAGATCTATTTTTAGCCTTCACAAAACATGAATTCACTCTATCTTAGACATACTTGTCTGAGCAGGGCTGACGTGGGGAAGACATACAGCCACTCAAAGCACAGAATCTTGAAATTTCACGTGTAAATGAATAAAACCCGAAGAGTTAGATCATTCGAAAGTCTTTAAAAATTACCGACACATAAGCACACATTTAAAATGacgcaaaaaataaaaatccatatttcaACAGTTCCTAGCCAAGAGAGCCAATCGAACAAAAGCACACAAATCATGTTCAGAAATACTCTCAGTAACCTTAAAGCCGAAACTTTAAAAAGATCCAAGTTCTGAGATGAAAATTAAACAAGTTACAAGTACCAAGCAACAACCACCAATCGAACACAAGCACACAAATCATGCCAAATTACAAATCCCAGTAACTCTTGAAAACTAAAACTTCAAAAAGATCCAATCACTGAGACAAGAGCCAACGAACTTACCACCCAATAAGGCACCGACTGAACAGTCTGACTAACAGCAAGCCAAAGAACACCATAACCCAAGAAAGCAGCGAAGACACCGACAAGAAGAACAGCCCAAGGAGGCAACTTATTGCAAACAATTCCTGCAAGAATCCCCACATTTTCCCCAATATCATTGGCCACCCCAAGGATGGTTAGCTGGTGCTGATTGAAACCCAGAACTGATTTCAGTGAAGGAGAGTACAAAGGAAAAGTGTATGCATTTCCCGCGGCTATTTGGAGCCAAACCGCGGCACCCAAACCAACCCATGGTGGTCTTGTGCCTTGCTTCAACCCTACCATTatttttttcagattttttgGGAGATGGAAAAGATTTTGTAGAATCTTGGACCGACGTTTCAAAAGTTCGGCTGAAAAAGTGGACAAACGCAAACTTTGAAAAGCGTGACGGTGAGTGTTTGAGTCGAGGAGACTCTATTAATTGACATGTGTCCCTttttacttattattatctGTTTTTATTTGCTAATACAAGTCAATTTTTTAAAACGAAGTCgtttcataaaattatattatattttaaattaaaatattatttttattttaaaaataaatcatatttgaTTTATCTCACGAAAATAAATCCATAACTACCACCTTCCTT
Proteins encoded:
- the LOC140959832 gene encoding protein NUCLEAR FUSION DEFECTIVE 4, whose product is MVGLKQGTRPPWVGLGAAVWLQIAAGNAYTFPLYSPSLKSVLGFNQHQLTILGVANDIGENVGILAGIVCNKLPPWAVLLVGVFAAFLGYGVLWLAVSQTVQSVPYWVLWLALCIGANSSAWLATAVLVTNMRNFPLSRGTVAGVLKGYGGLSAAVFTEVYTMVLNGSDSSLLLLLTLGIPATGLAMMYFIRPCTPASGEDSYEHAHFLFAQGASISLAIYLLTTTILKNLLFLGNIISYIILAIMIILLMAPLAIPLKMTLFPANHKKPPQPADIVSGDTDLNPADPLLIPSSSATYLGSFYESEDVSEIDLLLAVGEGAVKKKRRPRRGEDFKFREAVVKADFWLLWFVYFVGVGSGVTVLNNLAQIGVSLGVSDATMLLSLFSFCNFLGRLGAGAVSEHFVRSKTIPRTFWMTITQFIMILTFLLYASALNGTLYSGTALLGICYGVQFGVMIPTASELFGLRHFGIIFNFMQLGNPAGAFLFSGFLAGHIYDAEAAKQQSSSCIGPHCFRITFLVLAGLCGLGTILSIILTLRIRPVYQMLYAGGSFRLPQSSGH
- the LOC140960140 gene encoding uncharacterized protein, yielding MPTKHLGIIFWNTLNHLSHTYQAMDWFSWLSKTSLDPSLVYEYGLAFAQNELEQEDIPYFNHEFLQSMGISIAKHRLEILKIASKENRNVPHPMSRILIAIKRTKTSFSKYLRTWMHHKEPALALVPCRAHSARWKDCKLKRNRRLVATTGRAPLLLTNGSPLLLATPRINSFSSPTVYHDFQKDDEKVDEDYDEYWSPAVEEIKRKTMFHNLKPT